GGTGTCGATCGTTTCCCCAGGCATAGACGTGATGATATAGTCCCTCACCTATCAGTCGGGGTCTTCGTGCCACTATGCTTTTCTGAATTCGGTCTTGGTCACAGCTCACAACTTTCGGATGGCAAGTTACAGAAGCCGACGCCCACCCTACAATCTACGCAAACTTCGTGCCGGCCCATCTGTTCATATACAAGATTCTCTTTAACTCGAAGAGTTTCTTGAGCTTAGCATTGCAGCATCGAACTGGCTTTGATTCTGCCACGCCGAAAAAGTGTAAACGCTGTTTACACCCGACTATGTAATCTTCTACATAATTGTAAAATTGGGGGGCTGTCCCCAAGCGGGTTTGATGTCTGTGCATAATTGTAAAATTGGGGGGCTGTCCCCGGAGAATGCCTCAAACCGACAAAAACGAAGTGCGCAGGAAATATCTCCCCACCCACTTCGTCTTTGTTCTTTCGTAATTTGCAATTCGAAATTATTTCTTGGTACTTTGCACCTTGCCCTTCGTACTTTTCTTCTTAGATTTGGTTTTTTCGAGCAGAATGGCGAAATCCGGGCACATAATCTCGCAGAGTTCGCACTGGGTGCAAGCATCAATATCTACTACAACAGGGTAGTCACCTTCCATCTTAAAGACATCTTTTGGG
The sequence above is a segment of the candidate division TA06 bacterium genome. Coding sequences within it:
- a CDS encoding 4Fe-4S dicluster domain-containing protein translates to MEKAKPRIVIKKEWCKGCAICVEFCPKDVFKMEGDYPVVVDIDACTQCELCEIMCPDFAILLEKTKSKKKSTKGKVQSTKK